The window AATGATCGCTACACAACGGAAATAATAGCTCGCGAAATGAAGATGTTGACCCCACGTGGCGAAGGAGGGGGTAGTTATGGTAGCGGTGGCAGTGGTGGTGGATATGATCCTGGCCCTGCGGGAGGAGCCCCCCCTTCGGGAGGAGGATATGACGATTTTGCAGGTGGTAGTACTCCAGGAGGAGGAACAGGAAGCGACGTTCCGTTCTAAAAAAAATAGCGCACGGTTAAGCGAGCGAAGAACCACTGAAGGTTCTTCGCCGTTTTTGCTTATACTCTTTCACGCTGTTACGAAACTCACCCCAGCCTATACCTCATAAAAAAGAAAGAAAGCAGCTCCTTACAAGACCCTGGCATTCTCCAACGAAATTAAAATTATCGCAAGCACAAAATACAGTCATTCTCAAAATTCATATTTCAACTGCCTTCGCAGGATTCTCCCCTGCGCCTCTCCTTCCGCAATCGGAGAATTTCCATTGGACAAATTTCATTTTGTTCTTATTTTTTACTTTGCAATGGAAGAAAGGTCTTGGCACCTGAAACACAAGTCATAACGGCTTTTCCTCCCCTCCACCGGTAATGGGTGCGGGGTGGAACAGAACCGAAAAAAAATACAGCGCATATGGAATACTATAAAATTCTCGGAGTTGATAAAACAGCATCCGCAGCTGAAATAAAGAAGGCATACCGGAAACTGGCGGTACAATACCACCCGGATAAAAACCCGGATAATAAAGAGGCTGAGGCAAAGTTCAAAGAGATCAGCGAGGCCTATGCGGTTCTTTCCGACGAAAAGAAACGGCAGGAATACGACACCTACGGTTCAGCGGGCTTTCAGCAGAGGTACTCCCAGGAGGATATTTTCCGGAACTTTGATCTCAACGATATTCTCAACCAGTTCGGTTTTGGCGGCGGTGGAGGAGGGGGACGTACTACCTTTCGCTTTGGCGGGCAGAACAGCGGCGGTGGCAATCCCTTTGATTTTTTCAATCAAGCAGGTGGAGGAGCACATGGTGGCGGCTGCGCCGGAGGTGGCTGTCGTCCCAAACCAACCAAGGGCCAGGACCAGACCTATGAGCTGGCCATCAGCCTGGAAGATGTGCTTCACGGGGCAGAAAAAAACATCAGCCTGCGCCGCGATGGTGGAACCCAAAATATCTCGGTAAAAGTACCTAAGGGTATTGAGTCCGGGAAGCGCCTGCGTCTGTCCGGTAAAGGAGCGCCCTCCCCCACAGGAGGACCTCCCGGCGATCTGTATCTCAAGGTAACAGTGCAACCTCACGGAATGTTCACCCGTGATGGTGACAATCTTGTTACCGAAAAAAAGGTCTCTTTTAGCCAGGCCTGCCTGGGAACAAGCGTGGAAGTATCCTCACTGGATGGACGAAAATTCATGCTCAAGGTGCCAGCTGGAGTACAGCAGGAAGCGAAACTGCGTATCAAGGGCCACGGTTTACCCTCAGGCCCCATTGGCGAGCGCGGAAATATATACGTCAAAGTCCTGATTGAGGTTCCTAAGCAGCTGAGCCCAGAGCAGGAAGCCGCTATCCAGAAGCTGGCTGAATTAGGATTATAATATCTCGCAGTCTTCAGACCGATACCCATGAAGGTCCTTACCATTTTTGGAACCAGACCGGAGGCCATCAAAATGGCTCCGGTCATCCATGCCCTTACAGCTGCGCCTGAGTTCACGGTTAAGGTCTGCGTCACGGCCCAACATCGGCAGATGCTGGATCAGGTACTTGAGCTTTTTGCCATCAGGACCGACTACGACCTGGATGTGATGCAGGATAACCAGGATCTCTTTGATCTGAGCTCACGGGTATTGATCGGCTTACGTGAGGTACTGCAACGGAAGCGACCTGACTTAGTTCTGGTGCAAGGTGACACCACCACCTGTTTCATGGGGAGTTTAGCGGCCTTTTACCAGCGAATCCCTGTTGGCCACATAGAGGCAGGGCTCCGTACCGCTGACATTTACGCCCCTTTCCCCGAGGAGGCGAACCGGGCCATGACCTCGCGTCTGGCAGCGCTTCATTTTGCCCCGACAAAACAGGCCTGCCAGAATCTCTACCGCGAGGGCATTGCCGAGAAGAGAGTGCATCAGACCGGCAATACGGTGATTGATGCCCTGCTTTGGGTACGCCAGCAAATAGGCTCTGAGATTAATCCAGAGCCCTTTGGCGCGGCAGGCCCTCTGGTTCAGGAAGGCCACCCCTACGTCCTCATCACCGGTCATCGCCGGGAAAATTTCGGTGATGGTTTTCAAAATATCTGTGAGGCCATTGCAGTGTTGGCGGACAGGCATCCTACGGTAGGCTTTATCTATCCTGTCCATCTGAATCCCAATGTCCAGCAACCGGTGAATTCCATCTTGGGGAAGAAAAAAAATATCTATCTCATCCCGCCGCTGGACTATGCCCCTTTTGTCCAGGCAATGGCCCAATCCCGCCTGATCCTGACCGACTCCGGTGGAGTGCAGGAAGAGGCTCCCTCGCTGGGTAAACCGGTGCTGGTCATGCGGGAGAGCACGGAGCGACCCGAGGCTGTAGAAAGCGGAACCGTCCGCTTGGTTGGGACGAACAAGGAGCTGATCATTCAGGAAACGGAACGCCTCCTGACCGACGAGCAGGCATACCAAAGCATGGCTGGCAAAAGCAATCCCTATGGTGATGGCCAAGCTGCCGCACGTATTGTCAAAGTCCTCAAAACATTCCGGGCAGCTCATCACCCTGCCCTTGCCTGATATGTTCCTCAGCCCATCTGCGTGCCCACCCCTACCCCGAAAAACATGGCTCAGGATAACGACTTGATTATGTTCCATAAAATCATCCCAATACCATCAAGCCGATAATCTTGCTACTGCACATATCGGGAAACATATCTCGGGTAAAGGTAATAGAGCTCGCAGGCGGGGTTCAACAAAAAAGCCCTCATCAAAGGAGAGATGAGGGCTTTGAAAGGTTTAACAGTTAAGACTTAAAAGACGTCAAATATCCAGGAGTTGTTTAATGTTGGAGTATCGCAATGACTCCAGATATGAATAGGATTACCATCCCTCCAATCACTGTATTCTTTGTGCATACATTTTTCCGGATTATATCTGGCTTTAATAATCCCTGTTGAACTGTCATAGTCCCAGGATTTATTTTCAACGGGACCTTCATCACAAGCCCAAAGGTGGATTATTCTGCCATTCTCCCACTCATTTTCATAGCCTTGTTTGTGCATGCACAGATCCGTGTTTGATCCTAAATGAATGTAGCCGGTTGTTTCATCGTACTTCCAGGTAGTGGAGCTACTGTCGATATCGTCACAGACATTCACATTGATAGATATTGGTGAACCTTGAGATGTACCGTCTGACCCCATGCAGGTGCCGTCATTCCCCAGTGAACGAATCGTCTGCAATTCTGCTTTCATTGTAAAGTCAGGAAAGATCCAGGTGTTATTTTCTGTTGGAGTATCGCAATAATCCCAAACATGGATGGGATTAAGACCACTCGTCGGCCAAGCAGAATATTTTTTGTGCATACATTTTTCTGGATTATATCTGGCTTTAATAATCCCTGTTGAACTGTCATAGTCCCAGGATTTATTTTCAACGGGACCTTCATCACAAGCCCAAAGGTGGATTATTCTGCCATTCTCCCACTCATTTTCATAGCCTTGTTTATGCATGCACAAATCCGTGTTTGATCCCAAATGAATGTAGCCGGTTTCTTCATCGTACATCCAGACAGTGTTGACAGTATCAAGGTCTTCACATTTTACAGGAAAGACAATCAGTTCTGAGCCCTGAACTATATCTTTCGCTAACATGCAGCTGACGTCATTATTCAGAGAACGAATCGTCTGCATTTCTCTTATTTCGGTAGTTGCATAAGGATAAATCCTCAATTCATCAACTGTGCCGCTGAAATAAGTCGGCATTGAACCGCCACGACGCCCGATATATATTGGAGAGCTGTTTGTGGTATTCCCCGTAGTGGTATCGGTTGTCGTACCATCCAAGACCCCATTAATGTAAAGCTTGAGATCCTTGCCGAACTTGGTGAACTCGATATGGTTCCAACCAGCTTCAAGGGGCATGGTAGAAGTAATAGCAGGATTGTTGACACGATCGTAACGAGCAACACGAACTTTTCCTGTTTGATTGAGGTAACGAATGATATAAGGATAACCACTATTACCACCGGACCACTTTTCAACAATGGCATTAGCCGGTCTGTTATTCGCAGGTTGATAGTCCTCGGCATTTACCCAGACAGACACTGTGAAGTCGTTATCGGGACCGAAATCAATTTCATCCTGGTCAGGAAAGCTGATGTAATCATCAATACCATCAAAATAGAATGCGCTATTGCCCAACGTTGCTTGCCAGTAATCGAGTACAACTCCTGCGACTCCTGACTCTGAAGGAACTAAGGTGGCACCATAAACGGCGTAAGGCAAGCCGGGTCTGGGGCTATAACTATCAAAGCCTTCACGAAGATAGAAAGAATAGGTCGTGTCTCCAATAGTGAGACTATCTCCACCAAAAGCAAAGGTACTGGTGCAGTTACTCTCTCCTGTGTAGACAGAGCAAGTTCCTTCACCTTCGACGGTCAGTTCGCCATAGCCGCGAATATATATATCGACTTTCCATCTATGCGTGTCTGTTGATTCACCGAAAAGATTCGCGACACTGTAATGCATCCCTTTACCAGTAAATTCACTTGGATCTTGACACTCCTCACGATCAATCCCATTTTCGGATGTAATAGCTGTACATTCACCGGGCTCAAATGTATCGCTAGAGAGAGAAAGCGGTCGAAGCAACCTTTCCCAGGAGCTGTTCTTATGTTTATACCAGACTTTTTTGATGGTAATAGGCACGTCGGGCGTGTGATTTGCTATTGCCAATTGATAGTTAACAGCCGCCATTGTGTTATTTGCAAACGCCAACGAGCCGAGAATCAATAATGTCAGAATTACGGGGGGGGGCAGTGAGTTTCATTGTCTTTCCTCCTTACCTCTTGATGGTTTTGTATTTTCCTGCTTCCATAAATTAAATGCATTTATCTTTTATAATTTTAATCCTACAAAAAACAAAAACGAGAGTCAAAATTATTTGATAAAAAATATTATTAACAACACGGGGATCCATTTAAGTCTTCCCATACGCTCGCAATTGAGCAGAACAGTTGCCAAATCTTCTCAGGAGAGGTAATATCCCGGTACAAAAATTTTCAACTCATTGTATGGAGAACAGGAATGGGACAAACTATAGCTGAAAAAATTTTCGCCGCCCATCTGCGCGACACCCCGACACCGGAAAACATGGTGCTGGATATTGATGTGATCATGTGCCATGAAATCACCACCCCTATCGCCATCATGGATTTGGTGGACAAAGGTATGGACCGGGTGATTGACCAGAGTCGGATCAAAGCGGTTATTGACCATGTTACCCCGGCCAAAGATTCCAAAACCGCGACCCAGGCCAAGATCATGCGTGACTGGGCCCGACGCCATGACATCAAAGATTTCTTTGACGTGGGCCGCAACGGGGTTTGCCATGCTCTGTTCCCGGAAAAAGGTTTTATTCGTCCTGGTAACACGGTTATCATGGGTGATTCCCATACCTGTACCCACGGGGCCTTTGGTGCCTTTGCTGCTGGTGTTGGGACCACTGACCTGGAGGTTGGTATCCTCAAAGGCGTCTGCGCATTCCGCAAACCCAAAAGCATGAAGGTGGAAGTCACCGGCACCCTGCCTGCTGGTGTCTATGCCAAAGACGTGATCCTCAAGATTATTAAGCAGCTCACCGTTAACGGTGCCACAGATATGGTCATGGAATTCTGCGGTCCGGTAGTTGAGCAGATGGATATGTCTGCCCGCATGACTCTCTGTAATATGTCCGTGGAAGCTGGTGCCACCTCTGGCCTCTGCCTGCCGGACAAGGTGACTGCCGAATACCTCTGGCCCTTTATCCAGGAGGATTATGCCTCACTTGAGGATGCAGTAGAAGACTTCAGCACATGGCACTCTGATCCTGACGCGGAGTACGCCGAGACCCTGACCATTGATGTCTCAGATCTGCGCCCTCAGGTAACCTATGATTACAAGCCGGATAAGGTAAAGGATATTGATGAGCTGGCCGGAGCCAAGATTGATCAGGTCTATATCGGCTCCTGCACCAACGGTCGCATTGAAGATATCCGGGCTGCTGCTTCTATCCTGCGGGGACGCACCATTGCTGACAGCGTGCGTGGCATCCTGACCCCGGCCACTCCTGCCATCTACTCTCAGGCCCTGGATGAAGGCCTGATCAAGATCTTCATGGATGCTGGTTTCTGTGTGCTCAACCCCACCTGCGGTGCCTGCCTGGGCATGAGCAGCGGCGTCCTGGCTGAGGGCGAGTCCTGCGCCTCTACCACTAACCGGAACTTCAACGGACGCATGGGCAAAGGCGGTATGGTCCATCTGATGAGCCCGCTCTGCGCTGCCGCAGCAGCAGTTACCGGCGAGATCACAGACCCAGCCCAGTTTATCAATTAAGAGGAGCAACGAAGGACATGAAAGAATTCGGCGGTTCAGCCTTTTTTATAGATAGAGACGATATCAACACGGACGAGATCATCCCGGCCAAGTACCTCACCGAGATCACCAAACGGGCTTTGCAGCCCCACCTGCTGGAAGACCTATTCCTGGACGGCAAGGAGTTTGACACCCAGGCCGAGGATTTCCAACAAGCATCGGTGCTGGTGACCCGCTCCAACTTTGGTTGCGGTTCCTCCCGTGAACACGCGGTCTGGGCACTGGAGGTCAATGACATCAACGTAGTCCTTGGTGAGAGCTTTGCCCGTATCTTTCGCCAGAATATGTTCAACTGCGGCATCCTGGCCGTGGAACTGAGCAAGGCGGATATTGATCGGCTCTTTGCTCTTGCTCAGGGTGATGGAGCAATCAGGATCGGTATTGAGTTGGAAAAAGATACTGTGGTTGCTGAGAACGGCAAAGGTGAGAAGGTGGAGTGCAGCTTTTCCATGAATCCCTTTGATAAGGAGCTGGTAGCAGCCGGTGGTTGGCTGGCCTATGCGGATCAGAAGTATTGATCGAAACGTAGGATATTGAGCAGAGAAGCGGAGAGAGAGTATTATGCTTTCTCTCCGCTTTTTTACGGGCTTGCTGATTGCGGCGGTTGATGAGTTTGAGCTGTAAGGACGGAGACTCCGGCGGAAGAGCGTCGGCTCTTTTTCACTGCTCCTGTTCCAGAGCCCTTTCACGTTCCTGTTCGTACTCCTCATACGGCATGGTTGCCAGATCAAGGCATTCGCCGCGATCAGCTCCATAGGCCGAATCGCAATCCTTGATGCGACTGTTTTCCATCATATCGTATGCTATAGAGCAGCCGGTGCTGCCCAAGGCGGGCAGAAGAGCTATGGTGATATATAATAGGTTGATTCGCATGGTTTCTCCTCATGTCAAAGGCCGGTCTGTTCTCTCGCTGTCCTCGGCGAGAGGCTTCTTCTCAATATTGAGTATAGCATAGATTGCAGGTCAGCACCTCCCTCCTCCCGACATTCCCCTTGACAACACCCTGCCCCTCCTTTACGCTGATTCTTTCTCCCTTTCCCCAATCACGCTAAACAGTTAACCAAGAAACCCAGAACCCTCTATGAACCTTGCCGGATTTGAAAAGATAGCGCCCCACCTGAGCAGTCCGCTGGTGCTGTTGGGCTTTGTGATGCTGCTTGCCTATGGGATTCACGGGCAGCTGACGAAGTCCGGGCTGTTGCGTCAGGTAACGCAGAAGGACAGTGGTCTTATCATCCGGCTCTTTCTTCGTTATGGCTTCTGGCTGGCCCTGACGCTGCTAGTAGCGGGCTTCGGTTTGGCAGGGTGGAGTAAATATGTGAACAAGGTGAATCGCGTTGATGCATCCAAGCAGTCAATCAAAACAGTTGAAGCGCCTAACGAACAGCCAAAAATCAAGCACGAGCAGAACAATTTTCAGACTGTCCGACGAAAGGAGATAGAGCTTGACCCGGACAATCCAGCGCGTTGGAATAAATTAGGACTTCTCCTTCTCTACACAGGTGAACTCGACCAGGCCGAAGAGGCTTTCCAAAAGCTCTTAGCCTTGGGTGAAGCGCATCAGGATAAAGAGTCACAAGCTATTGCTTATGGCAATTTGGGTCTTGTTTATAGGTCATGGGACAATATTGATCAGGCAGAAGCATATTGGAAGAAAAGCCTGCTCCTGTATCAAGAAATGGGGATGCCGGATACCAAGGATATTCAGCAGCGGCTTGATGAACTTTCCCAATATCGCGCCAGCCTACAAGCATCCCCAGCTGACGATACCCGATAGTGCTTTTCTCCCTACTCTCTTTTCCAACTTCACCCGGACGCAACATCTCCACAAAAACTCTGGAAAAAGGAAATGGTGCATTCCCAAAGGACAGCTATCTTCCCTAATTGTGCTCTCACTCCGCTTATGCTACACTCTGTATCATATGCACTGGCAGATCGCTGGAGTTTCAAATAAAAAAAGGAGGAATCATGACAGCTCAGAATGTAAAGGAGCCTCTTCAGGCCTGGATCACCACCTTTGCCGGGATGGCGATTAATCTCTGTCTCGGCATTCTCTATGCGTGGAGCATGTGGTCGGCAGCTCTGACCGATGCTGACAAGGCAGGCCAGCCCATGAGCGGCCTGAACCAGGGCTGGACCTATCTGACTAATGCCCAGGCAGCCACACCCTTTTCCATATGCATGGTCATGTTCGCCCTACTGATGATCCCTGGCGGGAGGATTCAGGATCGAATCAGCCCTAAGTTTGGGGCAACCCTGGGCGGCCTCTTTCTCGCCTCCGGCTGCATCATTGCTGGCCTGATGCAGAGCTATCTCGGCCTGATCATCGGCTTTGGCATCTGCGGTGGTATCGGCATGGGCATCGGCTATGCCGCCCCCACCCCCGCAGCCCTGAAATGGTTCGGCCCGCATCGGCGGGGCTTGATCGCCGGGCTGGTAGTGGGAGGC is drawn from Candidatus Electrothrix aestuarii and contains these coding sequences:
- a CDS encoding DnaJ C-terminal domain-containing protein, with the translated sequence MEYYKILGVDKTASAAEIKKAYRKLAVQYHPDKNPDNKEAEAKFKEISEAYAVLSDEKKRQEYDTYGSAGFQQRYSQEDIFRNFDLNDILNQFGFGGGGGGGRTTFRFGGQNSGGGNPFDFFNQAGGGAHGGGCAGGGCRPKPTKGQDQTYELAISLEDVLHGAEKNISLRRDGGTQNISVKVPKGIESGKRLRLSGKGAPSPTGGPPGDLYLKVTVQPHGMFTRDGDNLVTEKKVSFSQACLGTSVEVSSLDGRKFMLKVPAGVQQEAKLRIKGHGLPSGPIGERGNIYVKVLIEVPKQLSPEQEAAIQKLAELGL
- the wecB gene encoding UDP-N-acetylglucosamine 2-epimerase (non-hydrolyzing) yields the protein MKVLTIFGTRPEAIKMAPVIHALTAAPEFTVKVCVTAQHRQMLDQVLELFAIRTDYDLDVMQDNQDLFDLSSRVLIGLREVLQRKRPDLVLVQGDTTTCFMGSLAAFYQRIPVGHIEAGLRTADIYAPFPEEANRAMTSRLAALHFAPTKQACQNLYREGIAEKRVHQTGNTVIDALLWVRQQIGSEINPEPFGAAGPLVQEGHPYVLITGHRRENFGDGFQNICEAIAVLADRHPTVGFIYPVHLNPNVQQPVNSILGKKKNIYLIPPLDYAPFVQAMAQSRLILTDSGGVQEEAPSLGKPVLVMRESTERPEAVESGTVRLVGTNKELIIQETERLLTDEQAYQSMAGKSNPYGDGQAAARIVKVLKTFRAAHHPALA
- a CDS encoding LamG-like jellyroll fold domain-containing protein, with product MAAVNYQLAIANHTPDVPITIKKVWYKHKNSSWERLLRPLSLSSDTFEPGECTAITSENGIDREECQDPSEFTGKGMHYSVANLFGESTDTHRWKVDIYIRGYGELTVEGEGTCSVYTGESNCTSTFAFGGDSLTIGDTTYSFYLREGFDSYSPRPGLPYAVYGATLVPSESGVAGVVLDYWQATLGNSAFYFDGIDDYISFPDQDEIDFGPDNDFTVSVWVNAEDYQPANNRPANAIVEKWSGGNSGYPYIIRYLNQTGKVRVARYDRVNNPAITSTMPLEAGWNHIEFTKFGKDLKLYINGVLDGTTTDTTTGNTTNSSPIYIGRRGGSMPTYFSGTVDELRIYPYATTEIREMQTIRSLNNDVSCMLAKDIVQGSELIVFPVKCEDLDTVNTVWMYDEETGYIHLGSNTDLCMHKQGYENEWENGRIIHLWACDEGPVENKSWDYDSSTGIIKARYNPEKCMHKKYSAWPTSGLNPIHVWDYCDTPTENNTWIFPDFTMKAELQTIRSLGNDGTCMGSDGTSQGSPISINVNVCDDIDSSSTTWKYDETTGYIHLGSNTDLCMHKQGYENEWENGRIIHLWACDEGPVENKSWDYDSSTGIIKARYNPEKCMHKEYSDWRDGNPIHIWSHCDTPTLNNSWIFDVF
- a CDS encoding 3-isopropylmalate dehydratase large subunit, giving the protein MGQTIAEKIFAAHLRDTPTPENMVLDIDVIMCHEITTPIAIMDLVDKGMDRVIDQSRIKAVIDHVTPAKDSKTATQAKIMRDWARRHDIKDFFDVGRNGVCHALFPEKGFIRPGNTVIMGDSHTCTHGAFGAFAAGVGTTDLEVGILKGVCAFRKPKSMKVEVTGTLPAGVYAKDVILKIIKQLTVNGATDMVMEFCGPVVEQMDMSARMTLCNMSVEAGATSGLCLPDKVTAEYLWPFIQEDYASLEDAVEDFSTWHSDPDAEYAETLTIDVSDLRPQVTYDYKPDKVKDIDELAGAKIDQVYIGSCTNGRIEDIRAAASILRGRTIADSVRGILTPATPAIYSQALDEGLIKIFMDAGFCVLNPTCGACLGMSSGVLAEGESCASTTNRNFNGRMGKGGMVHLMSPLCAAAAAVTGEITDPAQFIN
- a CDS encoding 3-isopropylmalate dehydratase small subunit yields the protein MKEFGGSAFFIDRDDINTDEIIPAKYLTEITKRALQPHLLEDLFLDGKEFDTQAEDFQQASVLVTRSNFGCGSSREHAVWALEVNDINVVLGESFARIFRQNMFNCGILAVELSKADIDRLFALAQGDGAIRIGIELEKDTVVAENGKGEKVECSFSMNPFDKELVAAGGWLAYADQKY
- a CDS encoding tetratricopeptide repeat protein, whose protein sequence is MNLAGFEKIAPHLSSPLVLLGFVMLLAYGIHGQLTKSGLLRQVTQKDSGLIIRLFLRYGFWLALTLLVAGFGLAGWSKYVNKVNRVDASKQSIKTVEAPNEQPKIKHEQNNFQTVRRKEIELDPDNPARWNKLGLLLLYTGELDQAEEAFQKLLALGEAHQDKESQAIAYGNLGLVYRSWDNIDQAEAYWKKSLLLYQEMGMPDTKDIQQRLDELSQYRASLQASPADDTR